The following proteins are co-located in the uncultured Draconibacterium sp. genome:
- a CDS encoding C40 family peptidase, protein MNYGISNLSIIPVRVEPSEKSEMATQILFGEHFEMREQMVGWTNVKLAYDGYEGWIDTKMATPIHARTLNKIENSAMAVTSDVITIVPVNDEQNLMLVAGSSLPVWRPYLKQFSVTRDTYLATGEVVYGDLKNPREIVIQQALKYFNAPYLWGGRTPFGVDCSGLSQIIYKMIGIKLPRDASEQVKVGTAMSFVDEAEPGDLAFFDDEEGNIVHVGIIWKRNKIIHASGQVRIDNVDQFGIFNVDTQRYTHKMRVMKKIIT, encoded by the coding sequence ATGAACTACGGCATTTCCAATTTAAGTATTATTCCTGTTCGGGTAGAACCATCGGAAAAAAGTGAGATGGCTACGCAAATTTTATTTGGTGAGCATTTTGAGATGCGCGAACAAATGGTTGGCTGGACCAATGTGAAGTTGGCATACGATGGTTACGAAGGTTGGATTGATACAAAAATGGCAACACCAATTCATGCCAGAACACTTAATAAAATTGAAAATAGCGCCATGGCCGTAACTTCTGATGTTATCACTATCGTTCCGGTTAATGATGAGCAAAACCTGATGTTGGTAGCCGGTAGTTCGCTTCCGGTTTGGAGACCTTATCTGAAACAGTTTTCGGTGACCCGCGACACCTATCTGGCAACCGGTGAAGTTGTTTACGGAGATTTAAAAAATCCGCGGGAAATTGTCATTCAGCAAGCCTTAAAATATTTTAATGCTCCGTATTTATGGGGTGGCCGTACACCTTTTGGAGTGGATTGCAGCGGACTTAGCCAAATAATCTATAAGATGATTGGAATTAAACTGCCGCGCGATGCAAGTGAACAGGTAAAAGTAGGAACGGCAATGAGTTTTGTTGATGAAGCAGAACCCGGTGATCTGGCGTTTTTCGACGATGAAGAAGGCAACATAGTACATGTTGGAATCATTTGGAAACGAAATAAAATTATCCATGCTTCAGGGCAGGTTCGTATCGATAATGTCGATCAGTTTGGGATATTTAATGTTGATACACAGCGTTATACACATAAAATGCGTGTGATGAAGAAAATAATTACCTAA
- a CDS encoding NUDIX hydrolase: MYSYKYPRAALTVDAIVYTKNENLVKVLLIERGNEPFKYKWALPGGFIEMNETLENACIRELAEETGLVLEQMQQFRTYDAIDRDPRHRTISVVFTAELKLEENVTGSDDAARADWFPISDLPELAFDHTQILRDFIESQLA, encoded by the coding sequence ATGTATTCATACAAATATCCGCGTGCTGCTCTTACCGTTGATGCCATTGTTTACACCAAAAATGAAAATTTGGTAAAAGTGCTTCTAATCGAAAGAGGAAACGAACCTTTTAAGTATAAGTGGGCACTTCCGGGTGGTTTTATCGAAATGAATGAAACGCTGGAAAATGCCTGCATACGTGAACTGGCTGAGGAAACAGGGCTGGTTCTGGAACAAATGCAGCAATTCAGAACCTACGATGCAATTGACAGGGATCCCCGGCACCGAACTATTTCAGTTGTATTTACCGCCGAATTGAAATTGGAAGAAAATGTGACAGGTAGCGACGATGCAGCGCGTGCCGATTGGTTTCCAATTTCCGATTTACCGGAGTTGGCATTTGATCATACTCAAATTTTGCGTGATTTTATCGAAAGCCAATTGGCTTGA